Within the Deinococcus peraridilitoris DSM 19664 genome, the region CGTTCTCGGAGAGGATCTTGAAGGTCTGCGGTGCTGCCAAGGCGAGCGAGAGGGTACCAGTGAGCGTCAAGGTCAAGGCGTATCGTTTCATATGAACCTCCTGACGGCCGGCAAGCAGGCCGCGTGGTGATGTGCTGATCTGGCGGTCAGCTTGTCATTCCTCCCTTGGGCCTTGTGTAAAACACACGACACGGGTCTATGACGCTTTCCTTGCCTGACAGGTGCGCCCCTGCGTGCCTCACCGCTCCTGGGAAAGAGCTGGTTCGATCGACTCCACCGCACTGGTCACGGGTCAAACTGTCATCTCTGGGTTGTCATCATCAGGATTATCTGATCAAGTAAACTGGTCTACTCCAGGAGGACTTCATGGCCCGACGAGAAACACACCAGCACATCCTTCAGGCCGGTTTGCAGCTGGCCCGCAACCGCGGGTATCACGACACCGGGATCAACGACGTCCTTGCTGCTGCCGGCGTACCGAAAGGTTCCTTCTACCATTACTTCAGCAGCAAGGAGGATTTTGCCCGGGAGCTGTTGCAGCACTACAACGCCGCAGCACTGACGGTTTTCAAGGCACATCTGAGTGATGAAACGCTGTCGCCGCGGACACGGCTGAAGGTGCTGTTCGGAACGCTGGGCCCGCAACTCGAACAGGACGGAGGCTGTCTGCTCGGTCACTTCAGCCAGGAGATGGGTGGCGTCAGTGACACGCTGGCTCACGCCTGCAGCGAAGCCCTGCAGGCACAGCAGCAGCTCGTCATCCAGTGCCTGCTCGACGGTCAGGAACGCGGCGACATCACACGTGACGTTGATGCCTCCGCACTCGCTGCGTCACTGCTCGACGCCTGGCAGGGCGCGCTGATGCGTATGAAAACCAGCCGCAACCATGCACCACTGGAGAACTTTCTGACGCTGTACTTCGATCATTTCCTCAAACCCTGACTCAGGAGCGTATGCGACACCTCAACCACCACCTGCTCAGCCTGCTGGGCCTCCGTCCGGCAGACCCGCCGCCCGTGCGAGCCTGGGCCGTGAAGGGCGCTCGCTGGAGTGAGCAGCTCACCGAAACTGAACTTCACGCCGTCGGCGCCATCTGTCCCCACCGGCCCTACCGCCGTGGTGAGCACGTCTTTCGCCAAGGTGATGCCGCCGCGTACCTCTACGTGCTGATCGAAGGACACGTGAAACTTTCCACCCCCAGCTGGTTGGGGAGCGAGCGCGTCATGCACGTCTGCGGTCCGGATGACTTCTTCGGCGAGAACTTCCTCACGCAGGCCGAAAGTTGCGCTGCGGACGCCCTGGTAGTCAGCGAGCGAGCACTGATCTGCCCGATCAGCCGTGAGCAGTTCATGACCGTCGTCCGTGAAGTTCCCAGTGCCGCCCTCGCCTTCGCGGCCGCGCTCGCGCACCGCAATGCAGAGCTCGAAACGAAACTCGGCGTCATGAGCCAGCCCGTGCAGGCGAGGCTGGCTCATGTCATGATCGAACTCGCCCAGCGTCTCGGTACGCCCACGGAGAACGGCACGTACCAGCTGCAGGTGGAACTGCGTCACGACGAACTCGCCAGCCTCGCCGGTACCAACCGTGTCAGCGCTACGCACGCACTGAGCTTGTGGCGCAAGCGTCAACTCGTCAAAGGCACCCGCGGACACTACCAAGTCAATGTTATCGGGCTCCAGCAGCTCGTCGAGGAGCTGGAACTCGAAGCATTCAAGTGAAACCCTCAGCGTTCGCCGTGAAGGCAGGTTTCGTCCGCGCATCGATACATAACCAACCACAACGCAGCTGTTGTTCCAGCGTGACGTCTGGCCGCCAGGGCACACTCTGCCGTCAGCGCATCTTTCGCTTCGGAAGCCGTGCTGCTCACGAAGCCGCTGACTCTTCCATCCAAGCCCCGTTCTTCTGCAACGGTAGCCAGAATGGTCGACCAAACGGATTCCGGTAAGGTAAGCCCAGCGAGCGGTGCACCTACTCTGGGATGCCAAAGTCCGCGAGGTACAGCGCACTCGTCAGTGTCACTGCCTAACTGGTGTTAGGCCAGGCCAGGGTGAGGTGGCCACCGGACATATCACTACACCTGGTGTGTCATCAGTCGAGGCGTTCGCTCCTCAAGAAGGGCCAAGGACACCGCAGGCGTTCATCCATTCGATCAGCTTCTCCATCAGCGGCCGCGGTGAAGACATCAGGCCATACCCAATCAATGCGTCCACGCTCAGCACCGGCAGCAAGGCGCTCAAGTCACGGATACGGATCTCGCGCCCTCAAGTACGGCTGAAAATGCTGCGTTGCTGCCGCGTGGCGTCCGTCAGTTGCTCAGGATCAGCGAAGCACACGAGCACTTCACTCACCCGGTCTGCAGATGACGCGCCACGCAGAGGCCCCCTCCTCCGTTCCTTCCACCTCCCGCCAGCACCAGCACGCAAACACGGTCGAAGCACTCGCCCAGTTCTCGCAGCGTCAACTCTGCCAGCGAACGACCCGCGTTTCCATCATCGGCAGGAGCGGTGGACCGCGTCGCCGTTGAGGAGAGCGGTCCACCTCGCGCATCTGCTCTATCGTGACGGCTGGGACCGGAAAACCCTGCCGCGGCACGAACGATGAAACCACCGAACGCTCCGAATGAGACATCCGAGGACAAAAGCCCATGAAGCTGCTGGCCGTGACCCGCCACACCCGGAGTTGAGAACAAAGCGCGTTCGACGGGAAGACCGCGTCCGAACGCCATCACCCTGTTCTTAGCGAAGAGCGGTACCCCGGTCCATGGTTACGGCAATCCATGCAGTGTGCACGAAATCCCACCTGCGGCTCCACGGGTTCTTCGGTGTTCAGTTCCGCCCGCTGAGATCACAGGCCGAAGTCGTTTTGGCAGCGCGATAGCGGTCACTTCTGGCTGATTGTTCATGCTCACCTCTGATCTCCGGCCAGGCTACGCAGCCCGGAGGGTGAAGCGTGCCAGGCACACGACCAGATGGCGCAGTGCTCAAGAATGAACCTCACCTTGACCCGCACCCGGGAGGCAAGCAGCTGATGAGCGTGACCGGTCCGTCAGCTGGCTTGGTCTCTCCTCCGGCGGATGAGGCGACGTCATGTCGCGTCTGCCAGGTCACCACTATGCCCGCGTCATGACAAGAGGATACGCAGGTGATGACAATTTCGACATCTCCTGATTCAGGTGGCTGTGCAGGAACATAAAGCACCCCTGTCTTCACGAAGTGTTCACGTCTTTGGCTGATGTCGGCTGAACGACACAAACCGGTTGTCATGTTCTTCAACCTGAACTGCGTAAAACGATCACGGCGCTTGCCCCACCTCAGGAACGACCGACCCGTCCGGCCAATCCA harbors:
- a CDS encoding TetR/AcrR family transcriptional regulator; the protein is MARRETHQHILQAGLQLARNRGYHDTGINDVLAAAGVPKGSFYHYFSSKEDFARELLQHYNAAALTVFKAHLSDETLSPRTRLKVLFGTLGPQLEQDGGCLLGHFSQEMGGVSDTLAHACSEALQAQQQLVIQCLLDGQERGDITRDVDASALAASLLDAWQGALMRMKTSRNHAPLENFLTLYFDHFLKP
- a CDS encoding Crp/Fnr family transcriptional regulator; this translates as MRHLNHHLLSLLGLRPADPPPVRAWAVKGARWSEQLTETELHAVGAICPHRPYRRGEHVFRQGDAAAYLYVLIEGHVKLSTPSWLGSERVMHVCGPDDFFGENFLTQAESCAADALVVSERALICPISREQFMTVVREVPSAALAFAAALAHRNAELETKLGVMSQPVQARLAHVMIELAQRLGTPTENGTYQLQVELRHDELASLAGTNRVSATHALSLWRKRQLVKGTRGHYQVNVIGLQQLVEELELEAFK
- a CDS encoding NAD(P)H-hydrate epimerase, with protein sequence MAFGRGLPVERALFSTPGVAGHGQQLHGLLSSDVSFGAFGGFIVRAAAGFSGPSRHDRADARGGPLSSTATRSTAPADDGNAGRSLAELTLRELGECFDRVCVLVLAGGGRNGGGGLCVARHLQTG